In Rosa chinensis cultivar Old Blush chromosome 1, RchiOBHm-V2, whole genome shotgun sequence, a genomic segment contains:
- the LOC112186031 gene encoding porphobilinogen deaminase, chloroplastic isoform X1 has product MEALYSSASTCSCSSSLPLCPVNFSRASLKTPRTFAFPSCIRKHTHVTTASLAIEQQSENPKLALIKIGTRGSPLALAQAYQTKDKLIASHPHLAEEGAIQIVIIKTTGDKILSQPLADIGGKGLFTKEIDEALINGDIDIAVHSMKDVPTYLPDKTILPCNLPREDVRDAFICLTASSLAELPAGSVIGTASLRRKSQILHRYPLLKVEENFRGNVQTRLKKLNEKVVQATLLALAGLKRLNMAENVTSILSLDEMLPAVAQGAIGIACRSNDDKMAEYIAKLNHEETRLAVACERAFLLTLDGSCRTPIAGYASKDADGNCIFKGLVASPDGTRVLETSRKGRYAYKEMMEIGKDAGQELLKQAGPGFFGC; this is encoded by the exons ATGGAGGCCCTTTATTCCTCTGCTTCtacttgttcttgttcttcatcTCTTCCTTTATGCCCAGTCAACTTCTCCCGCGCGTCCCTCAAGACCCCTCGAACTTTCGCTTTTCCCAGTTGCATCAGAAAACACACTCATGTCACGACAGCCTCTTTGGCAATCGAGCAGCAGTCCGAAAATCCCAAACTCGCTCTAATCAAAATTGGCACCAGAGGAAG CCCACTAGCTCTTGCTCAAGCTTATCAAACTAAAGACAAGCTCATTGCATCGCATCCCCACTTAGCTGAAGAGGGGGCAATTCAAATCGTCATTATCAAAACTACTGGTGATAAGATACTAAGCCAACCCCTGGCCGACATCGGCGGCAAGGGATTGTTCACCAAGGAAATCGATGAGGCATTGATAAACGGTGACATTGACATTGCTGTACACTCCATGAAAGATGTACCTACTTATTTACCGGACAAGACAATTTTGCCTTGTAACCTTCCCCGTGAGGATGTTCGTGATGCATTTATATGCTTAACTGCATCTTCACTAGCAGAACTGCCAGCTGGGAGTGTTATTGGTACTGCATCGCTTAGAAGAAAGTCGCAGATACTCCATAGATATCCATTGCTTAAA GTAGAGGAGAACTTTCGGGGTAATGTCCAGACTAGGTTAAAGAAACTTAATGAGAAGGTAGTCCAAGCTACCTTATTGGCGTTAGCTGGGCTGAAACGCCTGAATATGGCGGAAAATGTAACTTCGATTCTCTCACTGGATGAAATGCTTCCAGCTGTCGCCCAAGGGGCAATTGGAATTGCCTGCCGGAGCAATGACGATAAAATG GCTGAATATATTGCCAAATTGAATCATGAAGAAACAAGACTAGCAGTTGCATGTGAGAGGGCATTTCTTTTGACCCTGGATGGGTCTTGCCGAACTCCTATTGCTGGATATGCCAGCAAAGATGCCGATGGTAACTGCATATTCAAAGGCTTGGTGGCTTCCCCTGATGGAACCCGCG TACTAGAGACGTCTAGGAAAGGTCGGTATGCTTATAAAGAGATGATGGAGATAGGTAAGGATGCAGGGCAAGAACTTCTTAAACAGGCAGGTCCTGGCTTCTTTGGTTGTTAA
- the LOC112186031 gene encoding porphobilinogen deaminase, chloroplastic isoform X2, producing the protein MPSQLLPRVPQDPSNFRFSQLHQKTHSCHDSLFGNRAAVRKSQTRSNQNWHQRKDSPLALAQAYQTKDKLIASHPHLAEEGAIQIVIIKTTGDKILSQPLADIGGKGLFTKEIDEALINGDIDIAVHSMKDVPTYLPDKTILPCNLPREDVRDAFICLTASSLAELPAGSVIGTASLRRKSQILHRYPLLKVEENFRGNVQTRLKKLNEKVVQATLLALAGLKRLNMAENVTSILSLDEMLPAVAQGAIGIACRSNDDKMAEYIAKLNHEETRLAVACERAFLLTLDGSCRTPIAGYASKDADGNCIFKGLVASPDGTRVLETSRKGRYAYKEMMEIGKDAGQELLKQAGPGFFGC; encoded by the exons ATGCCCAGTCAACTTCTCCCGCGCGTCCCTCAAGACCCCTCGAACTTTCGCTTTTCCCAGTTGCATCAGAAAACACACTCATGTCACGACAGCCTCTTTGGCAATCGAGCAGCAGTCCGAAAATCCCAAACTCGCTCTAATCAAAATTGGCACCAGAGGAAG GATAGCCCACTAGCTCTTGCTCAAGCTTATCAAACTAAAGACAAGCTCATTGCATCGCATCCCCACTTAGCTGAAGAGGGGGCAATTCAAATCGTCATTATCAAAACTACTGGTGATAAGATACTAAGCCAACCCCTGGCCGACATCGGCGGCAAGGGATTGTTCACCAAGGAAATCGATGAGGCATTGATAAACGGTGACATTGACATTGCTGTACACTCCATGAAAGATGTACCTACTTATTTACCGGACAAGACAATTTTGCCTTGTAACCTTCCCCGTGAGGATGTTCGTGATGCATTTATATGCTTAACTGCATCTTCACTAGCAGAACTGCCAGCTGGGAGTGTTATTGGTACTGCATCGCTTAGAAGAAAGTCGCAGATACTCCATAGATATCCATTGCTTAAA GTAGAGGAGAACTTTCGGGGTAATGTCCAGACTAGGTTAAAGAAACTTAATGAGAAGGTAGTCCAAGCTACCTTATTGGCGTTAGCTGGGCTGAAACGCCTGAATATGGCGGAAAATGTAACTTCGATTCTCTCACTGGATGAAATGCTTCCAGCTGTCGCCCAAGGGGCAATTGGAATTGCCTGCCGGAGCAATGACGATAAAATG GCTGAATATATTGCCAAATTGAATCATGAAGAAACAAGACTAGCAGTTGCATGTGAGAGGGCATTTCTTTTGACCCTGGATGGGTCTTGCCGAACTCCTATTGCTGGATATGCCAGCAAAGATGCCGATGGTAACTGCATATTCAAAGGCTTGGTGGCTTCCCCTGATGGAACCCGCG TACTAGAGACGTCTAGGAAAGGTCGGTATGCTTATAAAGAGATGATGGAGATAGGTAAGGATGCAGGGCAAGAACTTCTTAAACAGGCAGGTCCTGGCTTCTTTGGTTGTTAA
- the LOC112184839 gene encoding uncharacterized protein LOC112184839 isoform X2, which yields MYLNVADASKLPSGWSRYAEFTLTVVNQFNSDKSITIDTQHQFSAKKSDWGFTSFMPLSELFDQNEGYIVDDICIVEAEVAVSKADIKVLKDQETAFLEQELQSQSSDVDSVKYSESSTAHTSLCYEQMLAFQDALNSDPVQTNVDSVHVPPLKIEPRSDQVLPYQETDSPVGPPIVEESDEAPSTPVSELINFRGLGKIDKAFVPLLEEVCLWHPSLISCQRKRSRMFSEWAFTALGRLLHFLNTTKVKDMMEDTCEHDPCEHLQVLWEEVETFRFDLSWLEPFVQSALGMKKFGEKEGVLNKLREDVDALETEMKRLRERLSVAEVDHAFAIRDLANGEESFGEANMNSKLGYGRH from the exons ATGTACTTGAATGTTGCAGATGCTTCAAAGTTACCATCAGGGTGGAGTAGATATGCCGAATTCACCTTGACTGTCGTTAATCAATTTAACAGCGACAAGTCGATAACAATAG ACACTCAGCATCAATTCAGTGCAAAAAAAAGTGATTGGGGCTTTACATCATTCATGCCTCTAAGTGAGCTTTTTGACCAGAATGAAGGGTATATCGTGGATGACATATGTATTGTTGAAGCTGAGGTTGCAGTCAGTAAAGCTGACATTAAGGTCCTAAAAGACCAAGAAACTGCGTTTCTTGAGCAGGAACTTCAGAGCCAGTCTTCAGATGTGGATTCTGTGAAATATTCAGAATCTTCAACAGCACATACATCACTTTGTTATGAACAGATGCTTGCTTTTCAGGATGCACTAAATTCTGACCCTGTTCAAACAAATGTTGATTCTGTGCATGTTCCACCCTTGAAAATAGAACCAAGATCTGATCAAGTGCTTCCTTATCAGGAGACTGATAGCCCAGTTGGCCCTCCCATAGTCGAGGAAAGCGATGAAGCTCCCTCCACCCCAGTTAGCGAGCTCATTAATTTCAGGGGATTAGGAAAAATAGATAAAGCTTTTGTTCCACTGCTGGAAGAAGTCTGTTTGTGGCATCCTTCGTTGATTAGCTGCCAAAGGAAAAGAAGTCGCATGTTTAGTGAATGGGCATTCACAGCTTTGGGTCGACTTTTGCATTTTCTGAACACTACAAAGGTTAAGGATATGATGGAGGATACATGTGAACATGATCCATGTGAGCATCTTCAAGTTTTGTGGGAGGAGGTTGAGACCTTCAGATTTGACTTGAGTTGGCTGGAGCCTTTTGTTCAATCAGCTTTGGGAATGAAGAAGTTTGGGGAGAAGGAAGGAGTGTTGAACAAACTCAGAGAGGATGTTGATGCTCTGGAGACTGAAATGAAGAGGTTAAGGGAGAGGCTATCTGTTGCTGAGGTAGATCACGCGTTTGCAATAAGAGACCTGGCAAATGGAGAGGAAAGCTTTGGTGAGGCAAATATGAACAGCAAGCTCGGTTATGGGAGGCATTAG
- the LOC121051925 gene encoding uncharacterized protein LOC121051925 has product MFKECSMQAPLDILRLVIVLPSFSNDIVPITASVLRRTGYLNSLVISTSKPFRSDPKSTLQSSSGFDMGYWKLQNLTFIYQLKDVSIDLSSGSNEIEFAKYILENAPNLKKIVIRHHPGSQQSNIVVGKVTRCKIISRAIILIQEIR; this is encoded by the exons ATGTTCAAAGAATGTTCCATGCAAGCACCATTAGACATTCTTCGCCTGGTTATTGTACTTCCGAGCTTCAGTAATGACATAGTTCCAATAACGGCATCTGTTCTCAGAAGAACTGGTTATCTGAATAGCTTGGTGATAAGTACTTCTAAACCATTTAGATCGGACCCTAAATCTACA TTGCAGTCTTCATCTGGATTTGATATGGGATACTGGAAATTGCAAAACCTCACTTTCATTTACCAGCTGAAGGATGTGAGCATAGACCTCTCCAGCGGGTCTAATGAAATTGAGTTTGCAAAGTACATTCTCGAGAATGCTCCGAATTTGAAGAAGATCGTGATCCGTCATCATCCGGGATCCCAACAATCAAATATCGTGGTAGGGAAGGTGACCAGATGCAAGATCATTTCGAGAGCCATTATTCTGATCCAGGAAATTCGGTGA
- the LOC112184860 gene encoding uncharacterized protein LOC112184860 isoform X1 translates to MSSVPLLHTHTLSLEHFQLEKVGTRMDNQQEGHELISMTYTWTIDYYSKLKTRKHYSDGFVVGDFKWRIVVYPKGSNGRQYLSMYLNVADASKLPSGWRRYAEFSLTVVNQFNSDKSIRIDTQHQFSAKKSDWGFTSFMPLSELFDPNEGYLVDDTCIVEAEVAVSKADIKVLKDQETAFLEQELQSQSSDVDSVKYSDASTTHTSLYYEQMLAFQDTALNSDPVQPNVDSVKVRSLKIEPRSDQVLPYQETDSPVGPPIVEDNDEVPSTPLTPVGELVDFRGVGKVDKAFVPLLEEVCSWHPSLISCQRKRSRMYSGWAFTALGRLLHFLDTTKVKDMMEDPREHDPCEHLQVLWEEVETFRFDLSWLEPYVQSALEMKKFGEREGVMKKLREDVDALETEIKRLRAMLSVAEEDHAVAKRNLAKAEESFGEANLNSKLGYGRH, encoded by the exons atgtcctcCGTTCCCCtcctccacacacacacactctctctcgaGCATTTTCAACTCGAAAAAG TAGGTACAAGAATGGATAACCAGCAAGAGGGTCATGAGCTTATATCCATGACCTACACCTGGACAATCGACTACTACTCTAAGCTCAAAACACGGAAACATTACTCTGATGGTTTTGTCGTTGGCGATTTCAAATG GCGGATCGTGGTGTATCCAAAAGGGAGCAATGGGAGGCAATACTTGTCCATGTACTTGAATGTTGCAGATGCTTCAAAGTTACCATCTGGGTGGCGTAGATATGCCGAGTTCTCCTTGACTGTCGTTAATCAATTTAACAGCGACAAATCGATAAGAATAG ACACTCAGCATCAGTTCAGTGCAAAAAAAAGTGACTGGGGCTTCACATCATTCATGCCTCTGAGTGAGCTTTTTGACCCGAATGAAGGGTATCTCGTGGATGACACATGTATTGTTGAAGCTGAGGTTGCAGTCAGTAAAGCTGACATTAAGGTTTTAAAAGACCAAGAAACTGCCTTTCTTGAGCAGGAACTTCAAAGTCAGTCTTCAGATGTGGATTCTGTGAAATATTCAGATGCTTCAACCACACATACATCACTTTATTATGAACAGATGCTTGCTTTTCAGGATACCGCACTAAATTCTGACCCTGTTCAACCAAATGTTGATTCTGTGAAAGTTCGAAGCTTGAAAATAGAACCAAGATCTGATCAAGTGCTTCCTTACCAGGAGACTGATAGCCCAGTTGGCCCTCCCATAGTTGAGGACAACGATGAAGTTCCCTCCACCCCACTGACGCCAGTTGGGGAGCTCGTAGATTTCAGGGGAGTAGGGAAAGTAGATAAAGCTTTTGTTCCACTACTGGAAGAAGTCTGTTCATGGCATCCTTCGTTGATTAGCTGCCAGAGGAAAAGAAGTCGCATGTATAGTGGATGGGCATTCACAGCTTTGGGTCGACTATTGCATTTTCTGGACACTACAAAGGTTAAGGATATGATGGAGGATCCACGTGAGCATGATCCATGTGAGCACCTTCAAGTTTTGTGGGAGGAGGTTGAGACCTTCAGATTCGACTTGAGTTGGCTGGAGCCTTATGTTCAATCAGCTTTGGAAATGAAGAAGTTTGGGGAGAGGGAAGGAGTAATGAAGAAACTCAGAGAGGATGTTGATGCTTTGGAGACTGAAATAAAGAGGTTAAGGGCGATGCTATCTGTTGCTGAGGAAGATCACGCAGTTGCAAAAAGAAACCTGGCAAAGGCAGAGGAAAGCTTTGGTGAGGCAAATTTGAACAGCAAGCTCGGTTATGGGAGGCATTAG
- the LOC112184860 gene encoding uncharacterized protein LOC112184860 isoform X2, with protein MSSVPLLHTHTLSLEHFQLEKGTRMDNQQEGHELISMTYTWTIDYYSKLKTRKHYSDGFVVGDFKWRIVVYPKGSNGRQYLSMYLNVADASKLPSGWRRYAEFSLTVVNQFNSDKSIRIDTQHQFSAKKSDWGFTSFMPLSELFDPNEGYLVDDTCIVEAEVAVSKADIKVLKDQETAFLEQELQSQSSDVDSVKYSDASTTHTSLYYEQMLAFQDTALNSDPVQPNVDSVKVRSLKIEPRSDQVLPYQETDSPVGPPIVEDNDEVPSTPLTPVGELVDFRGVGKVDKAFVPLLEEVCSWHPSLISCQRKRSRMYSGWAFTALGRLLHFLDTTKVKDMMEDPREHDPCEHLQVLWEEVETFRFDLSWLEPYVQSALEMKKFGEREGVMKKLREDVDALETEIKRLRAMLSVAEEDHAVAKRNLAKAEESFGEANLNSKLGYGRH; from the exons atgtcctcCGTTCCCCtcctccacacacacacactctctctcgaGCATTTTCAACTCGAAAAAG GTACAAGAATGGATAACCAGCAAGAGGGTCATGAGCTTATATCCATGACCTACACCTGGACAATCGACTACTACTCTAAGCTCAAAACACGGAAACATTACTCTGATGGTTTTGTCGTTGGCGATTTCAAATG GCGGATCGTGGTGTATCCAAAAGGGAGCAATGGGAGGCAATACTTGTCCATGTACTTGAATGTTGCAGATGCTTCAAAGTTACCATCTGGGTGGCGTAGATATGCCGAGTTCTCCTTGACTGTCGTTAATCAATTTAACAGCGACAAATCGATAAGAATAG ACACTCAGCATCAGTTCAGTGCAAAAAAAAGTGACTGGGGCTTCACATCATTCATGCCTCTGAGTGAGCTTTTTGACCCGAATGAAGGGTATCTCGTGGATGACACATGTATTGTTGAAGCTGAGGTTGCAGTCAGTAAAGCTGACATTAAGGTTTTAAAAGACCAAGAAACTGCCTTTCTTGAGCAGGAACTTCAAAGTCAGTCTTCAGATGTGGATTCTGTGAAATATTCAGATGCTTCAACCACACATACATCACTTTATTATGAACAGATGCTTGCTTTTCAGGATACCGCACTAAATTCTGACCCTGTTCAACCAAATGTTGATTCTGTGAAAGTTCGAAGCTTGAAAATAGAACCAAGATCTGATCAAGTGCTTCCTTACCAGGAGACTGATAGCCCAGTTGGCCCTCCCATAGTTGAGGACAACGATGAAGTTCCCTCCACCCCACTGACGCCAGTTGGGGAGCTCGTAGATTTCAGGGGAGTAGGGAAAGTAGATAAAGCTTTTGTTCCACTACTGGAAGAAGTCTGTTCATGGCATCCTTCGTTGATTAGCTGCCAGAGGAAAAGAAGTCGCATGTATAGTGGATGGGCATTCACAGCTTTGGGTCGACTATTGCATTTTCTGGACACTACAAAGGTTAAGGATATGATGGAGGATCCACGTGAGCATGATCCATGTGAGCACCTTCAAGTTTTGTGGGAGGAGGTTGAGACCTTCAGATTCGACTTGAGTTGGCTGGAGCCTTATGTTCAATCAGCTTTGGAAATGAAGAAGTTTGGGGAGAGGGAAGGAGTAATGAAGAAACTCAGAGAGGATGTTGATGCTTTGGAGACTGAAATAAAGAGGTTAAGGGCGATGCTATCTGTTGCTGAGGAAGATCACGCAGTTGCAAAAAGAAACCTGGCAAAGGCAGAGGAAAGCTTTGGTGAGGCAAATTTGAACAGCAAGCTCGGTTATGGGAGGCATTAG
- the LOC112184839 gene encoding MATH domain and coiled-coil domain-containing protein At3g58270 isoform X1, with protein MDNNNQQEGHELISMTYTWTIDNFSKLKTQKHYSDGFVVGDFKWRIVVYPKGSNGKQYLSMYLNVADASKLPSGWSRYAEFTLTVVNQFNSDKSITIDTQHQFSAKKSDWGFTSFMPLSELFDQNEGYIVDDICIVEAEVAVSKADIKVLKDQETAFLEQELQSQSSDVDSVKYSESSTAHTSLCYEQMLAFQDALNSDPVQTNVDSVHVPPLKIEPRSDQVLPYQETDSPVGPPIVEESDEAPSTPVSELINFRGLGKIDKAFVPLLEEVCLWHPSLISCQRKRSRMFSEWAFTALGRLLHFLNTTKVKDMMEDTCEHDPCEHLQVLWEEVETFRFDLSWLEPFVQSALGMKKFGEKEGVLNKLREDVDALETEMKRLRERLSVAEVDHAFAIRDLANGEESFGEANMNSKLGYGRH; from the exons ATGGATAATAATAACCAGCAAGAGGGTCATGAGCTTATATCCATGACGTACACATGGACTATCGACAACTTCTCTAagctcaaaacccagaaacactaCTCTGATGGCTTCGTCGTCGGGGATTTCAAAtg GCGGATTGTGGTGTACCCAAAGGGGAGCAATGGGAAGCAATACTTGTCCATGTACTTGAATGTTGCAGATGCTTCAAAGTTACCATCAGGGTGGAGTAGATATGCCGAATTCACCTTGACTGTCGTTAATCAATTTAACAGCGACAAGTCGATAACAATAG ACACTCAGCATCAATTCAGTGCAAAAAAAAGTGATTGGGGCTTTACATCATTCATGCCTCTAAGTGAGCTTTTTGACCAGAATGAAGGGTATATCGTGGATGACATATGTATTGTTGAAGCTGAGGTTGCAGTCAGTAAAGCTGACATTAAGGTCCTAAAAGACCAAGAAACTGCGTTTCTTGAGCAGGAACTTCAGAGCCAGTCTTCAGATGTGGATTCTGTGAAATATTCAGAATCTTCAACAGCACATACATCACTTTGTTATGAACAGATGCTTGCTTTTCAGGATGCACTAAATTCTGACCCTGTTCAAACAAATGTTGATTCTGTGCATGTTCCACCCTTGAAAATAGAACCAAGATCTGATCAAGTGCTTCCTTATCAGGAGACTGATAGCCCAGTTGGCCCTCCCATAGTCGAGGAAAGCGATGAAGCTCCCTCCACCCCAGTTAGCGAGCTCATTAATTTCAGGGGATTAGGAAAAATAGATAAAGCTTTTGTTCCACTGCTGGAAGAAGTCTGTTTGTGGCATCCTTCGTTGATTAGCTGCCAAAGGAAAAGAAGTCGCATGTTTAGTGAATGGGCATTCACAGCTTTGGGTCGACTTTTGCATTTTCTGAACACTACAAAGGTTAAGGATATGATGGAGGATACATGTGAACATGATCCATGTGAGCATCTTCAAGTTTTGTGGGAGGAGGTTGAGACCTTCAGATTTGACTTGAGTTGGCTGGAGCCTTTTGTTCAATCAGCTTTGGGAATGAAGAAGTTTGGGGAGAAGGAAGGAGTGTTGAACAAACTCAGAGAGGATGTTGATGCTCTGGAGACTGAAATGAAGAGGTTAAGGGAGAGGCTATCTGTTGCTGAGGTAGATCACGCGTTTGCAATAAGAGACCTGGCAAATGGAGAGGAAAGCTTTGGTGAGGCAAATATGAACAGCAAGCTCGGTTATGGGAGGCATTAG